One genomic region from Capillibacterium thermochitinicola encodes:
- a CDS encoding SDR family NAD(P)-dependent oxidoreductase: MGRVQDKVALVTGSAQGMGFAIARCLLEEGAKVMINDINQETIDRAVDELNKEFPGRVVGKKADVTNKAQVQEMIDELVRTWGSIDILVNNAGGSLHTPYKLEEIEEKHWDLVLNVNLKGAFFTCQSAIPYMAKAGKGAIVNMGALAGHWRASLAGVQYTAAKAGVEGLTRQLAYDWGQKGIRVNCVAPTVTITGERMKGLWEDRSEEEREKIVANIPLRRLSTPDEIGKAVVFLASDDASYITGITLDVVGGRYLR; this comes from the coding sequence ATGGGAAGAGTACAGGATAAAGTAGCTTTAGTAACCGGTTCCGCACAGGGGATGGGCTTTGCGATCGCCCGTTGCCTGTTGGAAGAGGGCGCCAAGGTCATGATTAACGACATTAACCAAGAGACCATCGACCGGGCGGTGGACGAGCTGAACAAGGAGTTCCCCGGTCGGGTTGTTGGGAAAAAAGCCGATGTAACAAACAAAGCCCAAGTCCAGGAGATGATCGACGAACTTGTGCGCACCTGGGGGTCCATTGATATTTTGGTCAATAATGCCGGCGGCAGCCTGCATACCCCTTACAAACTCGAAGAGATCGAAGAGAAGCACTGGGATCTGGTTTTGAATGTGAATTTAAAAGGTGCCTTTTTCACTTGCCAATCTGCTATTCCCTACATGGCCAAAGCCGGGAAGGGTGCCATTGTGAATATGGGCGCCCTGGCCGGGCATTGGCGTGCTTCGCTGGCCGGCGTGCAGTACACGGCGGCCAAAGCGGGGGTGGAGGGATTAACCCGCCAGCTCGCCTACGATTGGGGCCAGAAGGGAATCCGGGTCAACTGTGTGGCACCGACGGTAACAATTACCGGCGAACGGATGAAAGGGCTCTGGGAAGACCGGAGTGAAGAAGAGAGAGAAAAAATCGTGGCCAATATTCCGCTCAGACGGCTGAGTACTCCGGATGAAATCGGCAAAGCGGTAGTATTTTTAGCCTCTGATGATGCCAGCTACATTACGGGGATCACCCTGGATGTGGTTGGCGGGCGTTATTTGCGATAA